The following DNA comes from Capra hircus breed San Clemente unplaced genomic scaffold, ASM170441v1, whole genome shotgun sequence.
CTGTCCCCAGGGCAGGGATTctgtccccagggctgtcccagggaATCTGTCCCCAGTCTGTTGTCTGTCCCCAGGGTTCTGTCCCCAGGGGCGTTCTGTCCCCAGGGTTCTgtcccagggaggttctgtccccagggtcGAATTCCCCCCTgtcccagggaggttctgtccccagggaggttctgtccccaggggtGGATCTGTCCCCAGGATTCCAGGGGTTCTGTCCCAGGTGGTCTGTCCCCAGTGATCTGTGGATCCTCCTGGAGGTTTCTGTCCAGGTGGATCTGTCCCAGggatctgtccccagggaggtctGTCCCCAGGTGGTCCCCATTCTGTCCCCAGGGTGGATCTgtcccagggaggttctgtccccaggtggatctgtcgcccagggaggttctgtcccagggccaggtggatctgtccccagggaggttctgtcccaGGGAGGTTCTGTTCAGGTTCTGTCCCAGGtggatctgtccccagggaggttctgtccctgtccccagggaggttctgtcctgtccccagggctgtccccagATCTGTCcccaggttctgtccccagggcggttctgtccccagggaggttctgtccccaggaggttctgtccccaggtggaTCTGTCCCCAGGGTTCTGTcccaggttctgtccccagggcgTCCCAGTTCTGTCCCCAGGTGGATCTGTCCCCAGGGGAgagggaggttctgtccccagggaggttctgtccccaggtggaTCTGTCCCCAGGGCGGTTCTGTCCCCAGGCGGTTCTGTCCCCAGATCTgtcccagggaggttctgtccccaggtggaTCTGTCCCCAGGTGGATCTGTCGGAGGTTCTGTCCCCCAGGGCGGTTTCTgtcccagggaggttctgtccccaggtggaTCTGTCCCCAGGTCTGTCCCCAGGGAAGGTGGATCTGTCCCCAGGTGGATCTGTCCCCAGGTTCTGTCCCATTCTgtcccagggaggttctgtccccaggtggaTCTGTCTCTGTCCCCAGGTTCTGTccaggttctgtccccagggaggttctgtcccaggtggatctgtccccagggctgtccccaggttctgtccccagggcggttctgtccccagggaggtccccaggtggatctgtccccagggcggttctgtccccaggttctgtccccaggtggatctgtccccagggaggttctgtccccaggtggatctgtccccaggttggtctgtccccagggaggttctgtccccagggcggttctgtccccagggaggttctgtcccagggcggttctgtctgtctgtccccagggaggttctgtcccagggaggttctgtcccaGGGCGGTTCTgtcccagggaggttctgtccccagtTGTCCCAGGTGGATCTGTCCCCAGGTGGATCTGTCCCCTGGATCTGTCCCAGGTGGATCTgtttctgtccccagggaggttctgtccccaggtggaTCTGTCCCAGGAGGTTCTGTCCCTGTCCCCAGGtgatctgtccccagggaggtttGTCCCCAGGGcggttctgtccccagggaggttctgtcccaGGGCGGTTCTGTCCCAGGTGGATCTgtcccagggaggttctgtccccagggagggttctgtcccagggaggttctgtccccagggccTTCTGTCCCTGTCCAGGtggatctgtccccagggaggttctgtccccaggtggaTCTGTCCCAGGTGGATCTTTCCCCaggaggttctgtccccagggaggttctgtccccagggcagATCTGTCCCAGGtggatctgtccccagggaggttctgtccccagggcgGTTCTCTCACCCTGTTTTTAGTCCATCCCACCCTGGTCGGAAGACTTCCTTTCCtccttgtgtatttttctttcttaacatgGACACAGGGCTTGATTTCAGTGTCCTCAGTGGGTTCAGAGTCACTGGCTGTGTTTACTCTGCTCTCAGATAGTCCCCTGGAGCAAGGGCACTGGGTCTGTGAGCGCCTCTTGCTTTCTGGTACCGGAACCCTTGGGGTCAGCCATTCCTCCAAGGAGTCTTGGCTCCTGTTAGGAGGAAGACACCTAGATGCCAGGCCTGGGCAGTCAGAGTGCTCGCTGTACAGGACATTGTCAAGGTGTCCTCTCATCCCACGCCCCAGTCCCAGGCTGGCCTCCGGGGTCCCCGCCCTCCCAGCAGTGCAAACCTGGTTCCTGTTACCTGTACTAAGTCTATTTCCTCCATTTTGGGATTCACAGAACCTTTTGTGATTGCTGTCTCTTGCCTCTGCTTTCTTGGAAAGATTAAATATGTGAAGAGTTAAATATATtgaataaaaaggaattaattttAGTAGgctaaaatttattgttttgctAGACCAGCTAAGTTTTGTTTTATGGGAAATTCAATTGAAAAGGATTATAAAGCCATATTATTGGTACAAAtgtatgtgggttttttttttaaagtcagtctTTCCAGTCTTAATGTCCTATGTTTGAATCAATGATATTCagctttgttaaaaaataaacacctaTTTATATATTCACTGAATTCACTGATTATTAGCCCTCTTGGAGGGGAGGAGGTACAGAGTGTGTCAGGATCTCCAAATGCCCCACCTGTATAATTTGTGAGAACAAGATAGAATGTTACAATTTTATGTTTGGGGAAACAAAAGAATAAACCCAATGTTTTTGCTGGGTAAGTGTGAAAGCTCCTGTTCTGGGAATTCTCCTTGGCCACTtggtttgagagagagagaactgtgaTGCGCTTTTCCTGCCTCCCCCAGGCCGGCTGTTCCGACGGCAGCATCAGGCTGCACCGGCTGACGGCAGAGCGCCCGCTCCTGCAGTGGGACCACAGCACCTGCGGCCGCGCCGTCACTGGCCTGCAGTGGTCCCTGACGAGGCCGGCCGTGTTTCTGGTGCAGGACGATACGTCCTGCGTGTACGTGTGGGACCTCCTGGAGAGCGATCTGGGGCCTGTGGCCAGGCAGCCCATCCGTCCAGACAGGTGAGTCTGGGAAAGCCAGGGTGAGACACCACAGGTGACTTTCTGCAGACGCATGACTGGCTGTCTCCTATCTTGATTTATGTATGAGACCACCgtgctttattgttgttgttgtgttgtgttaatctctcagtcgtgtctgactctgcgaccccatggactgtagcccgccaggcttctctgtccatgggattcttcaggcaagaatcctggagtaggttgctgtttccttccccaaccttatatttacttatatctatatattaaatttaaatattatttttatatttaagtccTGAAAAAGCCACTTTTAAATGGGTTTATTTCATAATAGCCCAAAATAGTCTCAGGATTAAAGAATTAGTATCTATTGGTTTTCAtttatattgaggtataattgatgtaAAATATGCAAGTCTCAAGTGTGCAATATAGTGgttttatatttgcatatattttcaaagGACTGCATCTGTCACCCCACATAGTTTCAGAATTCTTTTCTGTGATGAGAGCTTTCAGTGTTTACTCTCTCAGCAGCTTTCAGATTCGCAGTAGTGTTACTGAGTGCGTTTTTCATGTGCACTGCTTCCCGTGACTTGCTGTTTAACGACTAGAAGCTTGTGTGCCTTCACCCGTTTGGCCCGCCCCACCCTTTCGCTTGGCCGCCAGTCAGTTCTCTGTGAGCTGAGCTTGTTTAGATGGGGGAGGCTCACGTGTGAGTGAGATCACACAGTGTCTGTCCTCTGACCAGTTTCACTTCGAGTGACGCCCTCAGGGTCCATCCGTGTTGTCACCAATGGCTGACAGGGGAGCTGCGGGAGCCAGACCCCTTCCCGTGGCTGCACGCTGACTCACAACTGAGCCTTGTTGGTGTTGGGGCCAGAGTTGGTGCTGAGGAGGCTGTGGCCCACGTGAGGGAGACTTTTCCCAGTATGAATCCTCCTGTGCCCCTGGGGTTGCCCCAACACTCAGGGGGTTTCCACGTCCTGCTGTTGTGAGCAGTGCTGCAGTGGACATGGGGATGTggatatctctttgagatgctgacttcattttctttggataaatacccaggagtggaattgctggatctatgttcagttcagttcagtcgctcagtcgtgtctgactctttgcgaccccatgaatcgcagcacgccgggcctccctgtccatcaccatctcccggagttcactcagactcacgtccatcgagtccgtgatgccatccagccatctcatcctcggtcgtccccttctcctcctgcccccaa
Coding sequences within:
- the LOC108634984 gene encoding WD repeat-containing protein 60-like codes for the protein MRFSCLPQAGCSDGSIRLHRLTAERPLLQWDHSTCGRAVTGLQWSLTRPAVFLVQDDTSCVYVWDLLESDLGPVARQPIRPDRLVAMTAVGEAEKTRGGFLALVLARASGSMEVQYLRREWAAPASDELQRLRLLLREAL